DNA sequence from the Trichocoleus desertorum ATA4-8-CV12 genome:
ACCGTAAACCCCAGTCAGTGTCCAGGCACGTTGAGGGCTATTTTTAGTAAAAGCAGGTAACATGCGCCGTAACGCATCCACTGCTCGTTCCGTCACAATGTATCCTTCTACAGCATCTGGCAATTCCAGATCTCGCTCTAAATTAACCGAGCGAGCATAGCGACGGTTGAGGCTAAAGTACTGCGATAAAAATTTTTGAGCCATTTACCTCACCTCGTCTGGTAATAATCTTGCAAAATTTGCTCCGCCAGAATCAGAGGATCTTCTGTAAAGGAGAATTGAATTAATCCAGCTGTGTCCGATAGACTAATTGGCTCATGCTGTTGGGCAACTTGCTCAATTGCATTACACAAAGCACTTTCTGATAGCTTGAAGGCTAACCCTGGGCTACCTGCTTCATATAGTAAGCGAGAGACGGCGATCGTACCCTGCCCTTGCCGATCCTGGGCTGCAAACTCTAGACAAGCAGAAACGACGACAGCTGGGGGTAAATTTCTTTTCGTCCCTACCCGGAACGTGTAGATACGAGTATCGCCAGCGGTATGCAACAGCCCTAACTCGGTAAAAGGGCAATCAATGGAGTCTTCTGTAAACCCCGATTTGCTTTGCTGCTCTACATACATTTTTAAGAGGCAACGAACGTCTTTTTGAAACGAAGACGAAGCAGTTCGTAGCCCTTGCTGTTTCTGGTAATAGTTCTCCAAAGCAACGAGCAGGTCTTGTTCAGTAAATTCGACTGAACGGAATAAATTAAAAGTGAAATACCAGGTAGTTGCATAGCAAGGGAGTTTAAGCAACTGCCAGTGCAGCAACCAGAGCGAGGCGGAATCCTCTAAAAATGGGTCCCATCCTGTGTCGGCTAGTAACCGCTGTCCAAAGTCTGTCGGTTGATCATCCTGTAACAGCTTAAAAGCCTGTTCCCAATAGCGGATGGAGCGAACCATGTTTTTTCCAACCCCAAGCTGAATGGGAGCGCCCTCATTCAAAAACACCCTTGGATCTTGAATG
Encoded proteins:
- a CDS encoding DUF4007 family protein: MVEQISLDLGRVDTRQSSVFARHETFHPRFGWLKKGFDCAIQDPRVFLNEGAPIQLGVGKNMVRSIRYWEQAFKLLQDDQPTDFGQRLLADTGWDPFLEDSASLWLLHWQLLKLPCYATTWYFTFNLFRSVEFTEQDLLVALENYYQKQQGLRTASSSFQKDVRCLLKMYVEQQSKSGFTEDSIDCPFTELGLLHTAGDTRIYTFRVGTKRNLPPAVVVSACLEFAAQDRQGQGTIAVSRLLYEAGSPGLAFKLSESALCNAIEQVAQQHEPISLSDTAGLIQFSFTEDPLILAEQILQDYYQTR